GTTGAAGAAAGGAGCTTGCACATGAAATCCAACGTTGGTGGTATCGACAGGGGCCTGCGCATCGTCCTTGGCATCGTCTTGATCGCCTTGGCCGCCACGGGAACTGTGGGCTGGTGGGGTTGGCTGGGGGTTGTGCCCCTGCTGACCGGCTTGGTGAGCTTCTGCCCGCTGTATCCGCTCCTGGGTCTCAGCACCTGCCCTGTGAAGTCCAAGCAACCTTAAACGCATCCAGGATGCGCTGCCGGCGGAAGTGCGCCGGCATCTTTAGCTGAAGTGTGGCCCGTGGTTGGCACCAGCGCTCGCCTGCTTGGAGCCGGGGCATCCTGGCCGCACGCGGCGAGCACTTGGCTGCACCTGTCGGATGGCCGTCGAGCGTGGTGTGGCGGTAGACAGCTTGCTGACGATGCCGTCCAGAGATGGAGCGAAGCGTGCTCAAGGCCAGAGCATCGGCTGGACCCAACGCAGGTTAGCTCTGCCGACGCCTTGCGCGACCGTGTCTGAGAACTACGCGCTGTCTTACACACCCGCGACGCAGGACGGCCGCTGTGCAGCTTGGCGTGCTGTCATTGAGCAATGCTGACGGCACAACAGCCTGTCGCTTGTTCCCGGGCCTTTTACCTTCTTCGACAGGAGTATGTCGTGACCTCTGAATCAATCGCCGCCGCTGCCGCGACATGGAACGAACGATATTCCGGCGAAGACTACGTTTTTGGACGCGAACCCAACGAATACCTGCGCGCCCAGGCGGCGCTGTTCGCACCTGGCAGCCGCGCGCTATGCGTCGCCGACGGCGAAGGGCGCAACTGTGTCTGGCTTGCCCACCAGGGCCTGCACGTCGAGGCATTCGATGTGGCGCAGGCAGGCGTGGCCAAGGCCCGCAGGTTGGCTGACGAAGCAAGGGTGTCTGTGGCCTACCATGTCGCTGGCTGCGATGAGTGGCCATGGGCCGTGGATGCTTACGATCTCGTCGTCGCGGTGTTCGTCCAGTTCGCTGACCCTGAGATGCGAGAGCGGCTCTTCGCCAATATCGTGCGAGCGTTGAAACCGGGTGGCCTGCTGGTCCTTCAGGGCTATACGCCCAAGCAGTTGGAGTACAAGACAGGCGGCCCAGGGGCACTGTCGCACCTCTACACCGCAGACCTGCTCCGCCGCGCATTCGCCTCTCTGCAGATCGTCGAATTGGTCGAGTACGAAGCCGAGTTGCGCGAAGGGGCGCGCCACGCAGGGCGCTCGGCGCTTGTGGGCCTTGTGGCGCGCAGGCCGTGAATCTGAGGCATCTGGTATGTCGTACTTAGATGATCCCCGTGTGTTGTTCGCCGCCGAACGGACTTTGCTCGCCTGGCAACGCACAGCCATAGCGCTGATGGGCTTCGGCTTCGTCGTCGAGCGCTTTGGACTGTTTCTGCGCATGATCAGCAACCAGCCGCTCTCCGATGCTCAGCGCGGGTTTTCATTGTGGCTTGGGGTCGTGTTGTTGATGCTCGGCGCGGGTGTGGCGGTTGCCTCTGCGCTGCAGTTCCGCCGAGTCTTGCGTGGGTTGGGCGAGAAGGAGATACCCGCTGGTTACTGGACCACCTTGGGCATCTGGCTCAACTTCATCCTGGCGGTTGTCGCGCTCGCGCTCACGGTGTATTTCGTGATCAGCGCATGAACGGTATACGCGGTCGTGAAACCCCGGCAAGAGAAGACCGAGCTACTCTGGGGTCTCCGAAGCAGCGGCCGGCGCAGGTTGGCTGCTGACAGGCCCGCCAGAAAATTGGCGACCTCGGCCATGCCGACACCTGCATCGACACGGCCGGGGGCCGCAAGCGCCGCACTGGCCCACGTCGTCCCTGCGACTGTGAAGGACTAGCAGGGGACGTCTCAGAAAACGGAAAATAAAGCACGTTAAGCCCATTGCAGACGCTAGATATTGACGAGTACGTCGGGTTTTCTCTTGTTTGAGTTGCCTCTTGTGGTAAGATAGCAATCAATTACTATCTTACAAGGAGTGCTCGTGGACACCCATCCAAAGCATCTGCCGGCCGATGAACGTCGTGCCGTAACTGTCGAGTCCGTCGTGGCGCTTGCCGGTTCACAAAACCCAAGCGAGATAACCACTGCAGCTATCGCTAAACACATGAACTTGACCCAGGGTGCGCTGTTTCGGCACTTCCCGAACAAGGAAGCCATTTGGCAGGCGGTCATGGAGTGGGTAGCAGAGCGCCTATTAGCCAGAATCGATCGATCCGCACAAGGAATCGAGTCGCCCTTGGCAGCCATGGAGGCGATGTTCATGAGTCATATCGAATTCGTAGCTGAGCACCCAGGCGTGCCAAGAATGATGTTTGGTGAGCTTCAGCGTGCCGAATCGACACCGGCCAAGCGCATGGTGCAAACCTTGATTCAGCGCTACGGCGAACGTTTGCATCGTCTCATCGAGAAAGGCAAGGCCAGCGGCGAGTTGTCTCCCTCGCTTGACAACGAGGCGGCGGCAACGCTGTTCATTGGCACGATCCAGGGCTTGGTCATGCAATCGCTGTTGGCGGGTGATGTGGGACGTATGCACCGCGATGCGCCGCGCGTCTTTGCAATTTATCGGCGTGGCATAAGGAGTGCGCAATGAAAAAGTTACCCTTGCAAGGCCGCACCCTGGCGCTGCTTGCCGTCATCATTCCTATGCTGGTGCTTTTTATTTATGTCGGTCTGCGATCAGGGCCGCTCGCCCCGGTCGCTGTGACGGTGGCAAGCGTGGAATCACGGGCTATCTCACCGGCGCTGTTCGGCATCGGCACGGTGGAGGCGCGCTACACCTACAAGATCGGGCCGACGTTTGCCGGGCGCGTCAAACGCCTGGACGTGCATGTAGGCGACCAGGTCAAGGCCGGACAGGTGCTCGGCGAGATGGAGCCGGTCGACCTCGATGATCGGGTGCGCTCACAGGAGTCGGCATTCAAGCGTGCGGAAGCGGCTTTGCGCGAGGCAGAAGCCCGGCAAGCCTACGCGCAAACCCAGGCGCGCCGCTACGAGCAATTGTTTGCGGTGCGCTCGACCAGCGAGGAAATCGTCACCACCAAGCGGCAGGAACTGCAGATCGCCGATGCCGCCTTATCTGCCGCTCGGGAAGATATTGTCCGGGCACGCTCCGACCGCGAAGGACTCGTCGCGCAGCGGAGCAATCTGCGCCTGATCGCGCCGGTCGATGGTGTAGTCGCCGTGCGCGATGCCGATCCCGGCACGACCATCGTCGCGGGCCAGGCCGTGGTGGAAGTGATCGACCCCAAGAGTTTGTGGATCAATGCGCGCTTCGACCAGATCAGCGCATCGGAGCTGGCTGGGGGGTTGCCGACTCTTATCGTCCTGCGTTCGCGTGGTGGCCAGACCTTGAAAGGTCGCGTGCTGCGGGTGGAACCCAAGGCCGACGCGGTAACCGAGGAAACGCTTGCCAAGGTGACATTCGATAACAAACCAGAACCTTTGCCACCGGTGGGTGAACTGGCCGAAGTCACGGTTGACTTGCCGGCGCTCCCGGCCGCTCCACTGATCCCCAACGCTGCCGTCCAGCGTGAGGGCGACAAAGTTGGTGTCTGGCAAATCGTGGATGGTGATCTGCATTTCTCCCCGGTCAAGCTCGGCACTTCCGACCTCAATGGTTACGTGCAGGTGCGCGAAGGGCTCAAGAATGGGGACCAGGTTGTGACCTATAGCGAAAAGGCACTGACGGCGCGCAGCCGCATCCATGTGGTCGACCATATCCCAGGAGTGTCACGATGATCAGCCTGGCCGGCCGCGACATTCTCCATGCCTGGGGAAAATTCGTCTTCACCGGCATCGGTCTGGGTCTGCTGATCGGCGTCACCCTGGTCATGGCTGGGGTGTACCGAGGCATGGTGGACGACGGCAAGGCGTTGCTCGACAACAGTGGCGCTGACCTTTGGGTGGTGCAAAAGGATACTCTGGGTCCTTATGCGGAGTCGTCCAGCCTCAACGATGACGTGTATCGCGCCATTCTCGCCATGCCGGGAGTCTCACAGGCAGCGAACGTGACCTACCTGACCATGCAGGTACGCAAGGGCGAGAGTGATGTACGCACCATGGTGGTCGGCATCGCGCCCGGTGCGTTGGGGGCTACACCCGGATGGCCTCCTTATCTCGTCGCTGGACGCCAGATCACGCGCGGTCACTACGAGGCGGTGGCCGACATCGCCACCGGCTTCAAACTGGGAGATCGTCTTGCCATTCGCCGAAATCATTACACCGTCGTGGGGCTGACACGGCGCATGGTGTCGTCCAGCGGCGACCCGATGGTATTCATTCCGCTCAAGGATGCCCAAGAGGCTCAGTTCCTCAAGGACAACGACGCCATTTGGCAAAGCCGGCGTCGCACCGAAGCCAACCCGGCCTTCAATCGACCCGGTGTTACTGGTTTGCTGGATGCCGTGATTGCTTCACAGAGCACCAACGCGTTCGTCAATGCAGTGCTGGTCACTCTGAAACCTGGTCATGCGCCGGACGAGGTTGCCGAATCCATCCGGCGCTGGAAACGTTTGACGGTCTACACACGGGCACAGATGGAAGACATCCTCGTCGGCAAGTTGATCGCCACGTCGGCCAAGCAGATCGGCATGTTCTTGGTGATTCTGGCCATCGTTAGCGCGGCCATCGTTGCCTTCATCATCTATTCGCTGACGATGGACAAAATCCGCGAGATCGCGGTGTTGAAGCTCATCGGCACACGCAACCGAACCATCGCCGCGATGATCATGCAGCAGGCGCTCGCCCTGGGCGTGATTGGTTTCGTGGTCGGCAAGATCACAGCCACTTTCTCAGCGCCCCTGTTTCCCAAGTACGTACTGCTGATGCCGTTCGACTCCATCGCCGGTTTTTTCGCCGTGCTCGTGATCTGCGTTCTAGCCAGCATCGTCGCCATTCGCATGGCACTCAAGGTCGACCCGGCCGAAGCCATTGGAGGTTGAGATGAGTGGCAAAGGCATTCGCATCGAAGGTTTGAGAAAACGTTATGGCGAGGGCGATACCGCGGTCAATGCCTTGAAAGGCGTGGACATGCAGGTGGCACCCGGCGAGGTGGTGGGCCTGATTGGCCCTTCCGGGTCCGGCAAGAGCACGCTGCTCAAATGTCTGGGCGCGGTGATTGATCCGACCGCCGGTCGCATGACGCTGGGCGATGAAGTGATCTACGACGATGGCTGGAAAGTCCGCGACTTGCGCGCCTTGCGGCGCGACAAGATCGGTTTCGTTTTCCAGGCACCATACCTGATTCCGTTTCTCGATGTCACCGACAACGTGGCGCTACTGCCGATGCTCGCAGGCGTCGCGAATGGGGAGTCGCGCGCGAAGGCACTGGAACTGCTCACCGCGCTCGATGTGCAACACCGGGCTCGCGCCATGCCCTCGCAACTCTCCGGTGGCGAGCAGCAACGGGTCGCCATTGCGCGAGGTTTGGTCAATCGCCCTCCGGTGATCCTGGCTGATGAGCCCACAGCTCCACTAGACAGTGAGCGCGCCATGGCTGTAATCCGCATCCTCAATGACATGGCTCGGAAGTTCGAGACCGCCATCATCGTCGTCACCCATGACGAAAAGATCATCCCCACTTTCAAGCGCATCTACCACATCCGCGACGGTGTGACCCATGAGGAAGCTGGCGAAGGGCGGGAGTTCGAATGAGAGAACGATTGAATTACAGGAGAATTTCATGACCCACCGCAAACACAGCCACGCATTTGGAACTATCACCCTGACCGTTACGGCCTGCCTGCTTTTATGGGGTTTTCAGTTGCCAGCTTGGGCTGGTGACGCTACCCAGGTTGAGCCACTGGCGCTACGCAAGATCATGCAGGAACTCGGGCGCAACATGCAGGCTATTACCGGTGCGATTTCGCAGGAGGAATGGGTTCAGGTCGTTCAGCTCGCCCCAAAAGTTGCTGCACACCCCGAGCCACCGCTTACTGAAAAAATGCGCATCCTTGCTTACCTCGGCGCTGATGCGACCAAGTTCAGAAACTTTGACGCGCAGACTCACGAGGCGGCGCTGGCCATGAAGCTGGCTGCTGCGAGCAGCGACGGCAAGGCGGTGATCCAATCATTCGCCCACGTGCAGGAAAGCTGCTTGGGCTGCCACCAAGCTTTCCGTAAACCTTTCGTGGAGCATTTTTATGGAGCACGCTAAAACATGCCAGCGCCCCATCAGCCTCGAAAGACGGCTTGCGGCAACTTACCTGGTAGCTGGTCTGGTCACCGCCGGTCTGGCCGGTTGCGCCGCCGGCCCTGATTTTCAGCGTCCCACCGCACCCGATGTGGCTCGCTACACTGCAACACCGGTGGCTGATAGAACCGCGTCCGCTCTCACGCAGTTCGGCGAAACACAACGTCTAGTCGAAGGGCTTCCGATCGAAACGCAATGGTGGCAAAGCTTGGGTTCATCCACACTCGACGGACTGATCAACGAAGCTTTCCATGTCAGCCCGACGCTGGCGAGCATCAGCGCCAATTTGCGACAGGCGCAGGAGCTTCTTGCCGCACAGGCGGGCTCGACGCAATATCCACAGGTAGATGTCGCACTGGGATCTCAGCGCCAGCAAATGAGTCCCAGTAGCCAAGGGTTGAGCGGAGACGCACGTCAATTCAGCCTCTACAACGCCAGCGTTGGCGTGCATTACAACCTCGATCTGGCTGGCGGCAACCGGCGCGCACTCGAAGCCTTGGCTGCTCGCGCCGACTACCGTCGCTTCGAACTGAATGCTGCGCGCCTGGCCCTTGCCGGCAACATGGCAACCGCTGCCATTACCCGAGCACGCCTCGCCGCGCAACTAGAAGCCACTACTGCCATTTTGCGCGTGCAGGATGAGCAACTGCGCCTAGCCCATGAACGCGTGCGTATCGGTCAGGCCTCACCTGATGAAGCGTTGAGCCTACAAGCTCAGGCGGAGCAAACGCGGGCAGAACTGCCTGCGCTGCGTAAACAACTGCAACAAACCGAACATCTACTGGCGGTGCTAGCCGGTCGTGCCCCAGGCACGGGTGGCATCCCGGCCTTCACTCTGGCCGATTTCACTCTGCCCGTCGAGATGCCGCTCGTCGTGCCCTCAGAACTGGTGCGCCGCCGACCGGATATCCAGGCGTCAGAGGCGCTGTTGCATGCGGCCAATGCAGACTATGGTGTGGCTGTCGCCAAGCTCTACCCACAGATCAACCTGAGCGCCAACCTTGGCTCTCAAGCGCTGACCACCGGTACCCTGTTCGGTGGTGGCTCGGCAGTGTGGGGCCTGGTTGCGCAGCTCACCCAGCCTCTTTTTAATCCAGGGCTACCCGCTGAAAAAAGAGCGGCGCTCGCCGCTTTTGATGCCGCCGCAGCCAATTACCAGAGCGTCGTATTGGAGTCTTTGCGTAACGTCGCCGACACCCTGCGCGCGGTGGAAAGCGATGCACAAACTTTGACTGCCCTCGCTGCCGCTGATATGGCTGCACAGGCCTCCTTGCAGTCGGTCGAGCGGCAATACCGGCTGGGCGCGGCCAGCTACCTGCAACTGCTCATCGCGCAGCAACAGGCACAGTCAATCCGGATCAATATGGTTGCGGCCCAGGCACAACGCCTAGTCGATAGTGTTGCTTTATATCAGGCCCTGGGAGGTGGTGTCAGTTAAGGCTATGCCCTAACCTTGTCATTTTCAGAAGACGACTGCACCAATCAACGAGACATGAAGCCTGCTGTGCATACGGCTCCTGACAGCCCGATATCAGGACTCCTCTGCACGAAACTCGTCTATGCTCAATACTCGTGTGCACCAAAGCGAGGCGAGCATGGCGACCGATACCGTACCGATTGCCGAGCGCGGCGTAGCCACCCTGTCAGAACAGGCATGGGAGCGTGCTCGCTGCCGCGCGGAGATCATTGGGCCGTTGGCGCAGTCGGAGACGGTCGGGCATGAAGCGGCCGACGCAGCAGCCCAGGCGCTGGGTCTGTCCCGGCGGCAGGTCTACGTCCTGATCCGCCGTGCCCGGCAAGGTTCGGGGCTGGTCACTGATTTGGCACTTGGACAGTCGAGCGGTGGCAAAGGTAAAGGCCGCTTGCCGGAGTCGGTCGAACGAATCATCCGCGAGCTACTGCAAAAGCGCTTCCTGACCAAGCAGAAGCGCAGCTTGGCGGCGTTCCACCGTGAAGTTGCGCGGGTGTGCAAGCTGCAAAAGCTGCGGATGCCGGCGCGCAACACGGTCGCGTTGCGGATCGCCAGCCTTGATCCACTCAAGACCACTCGACTTCGGGAAGGCCAGGATGCGTCCCGCATCCTGCAAGGTGTTGGCGGTGTTCCTCCGCCAGTCTCCGCACCGCTGGAGCAGGTACAGATCGACCACACAGTCATCGACCTGATCGTGGTGGACGAGCGCGACCGGCAACCGATTGGCCGTCCGTACCTGACCCTCGCCATCGACGTGTTCACCCGCTGCGTGGTTGGCATGGTGGTCACGTTAGAAGCGCCATCTGCCGTCTCGGTCGGCCTGTGCCTCGCACACGCCGGTTGCGACAAGCGCCCTTGGTTGGAAAGGTTGGACGTGGAAATGGACTGGCCGATGAGCGGCAAGCCCGCGCTGCTCTACCTGGACAACGCGGCCGAATTCAAGAGCGAGGCGCTACGCCGTGGCTGCGAGCAGCATGGCATCCGGTTGGACTATCGGCCTCTCGGGCAGCCGCACTATGGCGGCATCGTGGAACGGATCATCGGCACGGCGATGCAAATGATCCACGACGAATTGCCGGGGACGACCTTCTCCAACCCTGACCAGCGCGGGGAATACGCCTCCGAGAAGATGGCCGCCCTGACACTGCGCGAGCTGGAACGCTGGCTCGCATTGGCGGTTGGCACCTATCACGGCTCCGTGCACAACGGCCTGCTCCAACCGCCGGCCGCACGCTGGGCCGAAGCTGTCGCGCGTACCGGCGTTCCAACCGTCATCACTCGCACCACGGCTTTTCTGGTCGATTTCCTGCCCGTCCTCCGCCGCACCCTGACCCGCACTGGCTTCGTCATCGACCACATCCACTACTACGCCGATGCGCTCAAGCCGTGGATAGCTCGGCGCGACCGCCTGCCTGCGTTCCTGATCCGGCGCGACCCACGCGACATCAGCCGCATTTGGGTGCTGGAGCCGGAGGGGCAGCACTATCTGGAAATTCCATACCGTACCTTGTCGCACCCGGCTGTCACCCTCTGGGAACAACGGCAGGCGCTGGCGAAATTGCGGCAGCAAGGGCGCGAACAGGTGGATGAGTCGGCGCTGTTCCGCATGATCGGGCAGATGCGCGAAATCGTGACCACTGCGCAGAAAGCCACGCGCAAGGCGCGGCGCGACGCGGATCGACGCCAGCATCTCAAGTCAACGGAACAACCTGTCAAAACCACGCCACCAGCGGACACGGACATGGCAGACCCGCAGGCGGACAACCAGCCACCTGCCAAACCGTTCGACCAGATTGAGGAGTGGTAGCCGTGGACGAATATCCCATCATCGACCTGTCCCACCTGCTGCCGGCGGCCCAGGGCTTGGCCCGTCTCCCGGCGGACGAGCGCATCCATCGCCTTCGCGCCGACCGCTGGATCGGCTATCCGCGAGCAGTCGAGGCGTTGAACCGGCTGGAAGCCCTGTATACGTGGCCAAACAAACAACGCATGCCCAACCTGCTGTTGGTCGGTCCAACCAACAACGGCAAGTCGATGATCGTCGAGAAGTTCCGCCGCGCCCACCCGGCCAGCTCCGACGCCGACCAGGAGCACATCCCGGTATTGGTCGTGCAGATGCCGTCCGAGCCATCGGTGATCCGCTTCTACGTCGCGCTGCTCGCGGCGATGGGAGCACCATTGCGACCGCGCCCACGGCTGCCGGAAATAGAGCAACTGGCGCTGACACTGCTGCGCAAGCTCGGTGTGCGTTTGCTGGTGATCGACGAGCTGCACAACGTCCTGGCCGGCAACAGCGTCAACCGCCGGGAATTCCTCAACCTGCTGCGCTTCCTCGGCAACGAATTGCGCATCCCGCTGGTCGGTGTGGGCACACGCGACGCCTACCTGGCCATCCGCTCGGATGACCAGTTGGAAAATCGCTTCGAGCCGATGATGCTGCCGGTGTGGGAGGCCAACGACGATTGCTGTTCACTGCTGGCCAGCTTCGCGGCTTCGCTCCCGCTGCGGCGACCTTCGTCGATTGCCACGCTGGACATGGCTCGCTACCTGCTCACGCGCAGCGAGGGCACTATTGGCGAGCTGGCGCACCTATTGATGGCGGCGGCCGTGGCCGCCGTGGAGAGTGGTGAGGAAGCGATCAACCACCGCACGCTCAGCATGGCCGATTACACCGGTCCCAGCGAGCGGCGGCGGCAATTCGAGCGGGAACTGATGTGAAGCCAGCGCCACGCTGGCCACTGCATCCGGCACCCAGGGAAGCCGAAGCCCTGTCTTCGTGGCTCAACCGCGTGGCCCTTTGCTATCACATGGAAGTGTCCGAGCTGCTGGAGCACGATCTTGGTCACGGCCAGGTTGATGACCTGGACACCGCGCCACCACTGGCGCTGCTGGCGATGCTCTCCCAGCGGAGCGGTATCGAGCTGGATCGGCTGCGCTGCATGAGTTTCGCCGGCTGGGTGCCTTGGCTACTGGACAGCCTTGATGATCAGATTCCAGCCACATTGGAAACCTATGCGTTCCAGCTCTCGGTACTGCTGCCGAGACTCCGCCGTAAGACGCGATCCATCACGAGCTGGCGTGCCTGGCTGCCCACCCAACCGATACACCGCGCCTGTCCGCTCTGCCTGAACGATCCGGAGAACCAAGCCGTACTGCTCGCGTGGAAGCTGCCCCTGATGCTGAGCTGCCCACTGCATGGCTGCTGGCTGGAATCCTATTGGGGCGTGCCAGGGCGGTTTCTCGGCTGGGAGAACGCCGACGCCGAACCGCGCACTGCCAGCGACGCGATTGCGGCGATGGACCAGCGTACCTGGCAGGCACTGACGACCGGCCACGTGGAGTTGCCGCGCCGACGCATCCACGCCGGATTGTGGTTTAGGCTGCTACGCACGCTGCTCGATGAGCTGAACACCCCGCTTTCGACGTGCGGCACCTACGCGGGGTATCTCCGCCAAATCTGGGAATGCTGCGGGCATCCGCTGCGTGCTGGGCAAAGTCTGTGGCGACCGTATGAAACTCTGAACCCGGCAGTACGGTTGCAGATGCTGGAGGCGGCGGCAACGGCAATCAGCTTGATTGAGGTGAGGGATATAAGCCCGCCAGGCGAGCACGCAACGCTATTCTGGTCCGAGCCCCAAACCGGGTTCACCAGTGGCCTGCCGGCGAAAGCGCCGAAGCCCGAACCCGTCGATCACTGGCAGCGTGCAATCCAGGCCATTGATGAGGCCATCATTGAAGCACGACACAACCCCGAGACGGCACGCTCGCTGTTCGCGTTGGCTTCCTATGGTCGGCGCGACCCCGCTTCCTTGGAACAGTTGCGCGCCACCTTCGCGAAGGAAGGCATCCCCCCGGAATTTCTGTCACATTATGAGCCTAGCCTACCCTTTGCATGCCTTAGACAGAATGACGGGTTAAGTGACAAATTTTGACGTGCAGAGCTTCCCGATGCAAACTGTCACATAATCGAACGTATATGTGACAGGTACAAGATGCTGATTGGCTACATGCGAGTATCGAAGGCGGATGGCTCCCAGGCGACGGACTTGCAGCGCGATGCGCTGGTCGCGGCCGGTGTTGATCCGGCGCATCTCTATGAAGACCAAGCGTCCGGAAAACGCGAGGATCGTCCCGGTCTGGCGAGCTGTCTGAAGGCACTACGGCCAGGCGACACGTTGGTCGTTTGGAAACTGGATCGGCTCGGGCGCGACCTGCGCCATCTGATCAATACCGTCCATGACCTGACCGGACGCGGCATCGGCCTCAAGGTGCTGACCGGGCACGGCGCGGCCATTGACACCACGACCGCCGCCGGCAAGCTGGTCTTCGGTATCTTCGCCGCGCTGGCCGAGTTCGAGCGCGAGTTGATCGCCGAGCGCACCGTGGCGGGCCTGGCCTCAGCACGGGCACGCGGCCGGAAAGGCGGCCGGCCGTTCAAGATGACCGCCGCCAAGCTGCGGCTGGCGATGGCGGCAATGGGGCAGTCAGAGACCAAGGTCGGCGACCTGTGCCAGGAACTTGGCATCACGCGGCAGACCCTGTATCGGCATATTTCTCCCAAGGGGAATTGCGCGCAGATGGAATACGACTGCTGTCCAAGATGTAAAAGAAAAACTGGCCTCTACATGGTCAGCACGGATTCGAGGATGACGGCGCTCATCGCGGCATCAATTCACCTATTCACGCCGTCAAATCAGCTTTTTTGTACTGCCATTTGACGCGATGACCGCGAATTGATCGTAAAAACCACCACAATGATGAATAACACAGCGAATTGCGCTGAGAGTGTTTGCCACGACGGATAGATGCCCAGCAGATCAATGCGTGGGATCGATATTGGGCTGGTATGCAATAACCCTGCTTCTTGCAGACCTGCGATGCCCTTGCCTGCCAAGACCACGGCAAGTATGGCCACCAGCAGTGAGCTGGCAGCGAAGAACTGGCCAATCGGCAGGCGCGCACTGGTGCGCAGCAGCACGACTGCCAGCAGGGCCAGGATTCCCATGCCAGTGCCCAAGCCCGCCAGCAGGGGCCAGCCATTTCCTTCTGTCCAGAGCGCTGCGTAGAACAGCACCGTCTCGAACACCTCACGGTAGACGGCGACGAAGGCCAGCGAAAACAAGAACCATGCCGTGCGCTTGTTGAGCGCCGAAGACAGCTTTTCCTTGAGGTAGACCTGCCAACGACCGGCAACGCTCTTCTGGTGCATCCACATGCCCACACCCAGCAAGACCACGGCGGCAAAGAGTGACGAAAAGCCTTCCGTTAGCTCCCGGCTTGCCCCACTGACGCCGACCAAGTAAGTTGCCACTGCCCATGTAATGCCGCCTGCGGCCAGCGCGGATGCCCAGCCTGCATGCACGTAGATCAATACGTCTTTCCGTTCGGCTTTCTTGAGAAACGCCAGCATGGCAACGACCACCAGCAGGGCTTCCAATCCTTCACGTAGCAAGATGGTTAACGCACCGATGAAGGCCGCCACGGCATCGTCGTCGGAGGGGGCAAGCACCTTGTCCGCTTCATCCAGCAAGCCGCGCAAATGCAGCTCCGCTGTCTGCACATCGGCAGGCGAACCATTGGCTATCAATGCCCGGTAGGACACCATCGCGGCTTCGATCTTCTCGAACAGCGGCCGATTGCGAGTGGCCAACGCCGGTTCGACCGGCTCGAAGCCATCGAGGTAAGCAGACAAGGCTAGCTTGGTCGCACCTGCACGGTCGTCAGCCAGCAATGCCGTCACGCTCTCACTGAGTTTGGCTTTGGCAATCGCGGTGCCCTTCGGACTGCTGATATTCAGCGCGCTCGGATTGGCGCGCAAATAGGCCGTCAGGGCTCTGGCGGAAGGCTCATCCAGCCTGTCCGCCAAGACATGCTCAGATGTTTGCGTCAGCACATCCAGACTGGCGAGCGTCTGGCGAACCTGCGCGTTGGCTTGCCAGAGCTTGGCTCCTTCGTCCTTGTCGCTTTGCGTATAAGGTA
This DNA window, taken from Thauera sp. K11, encodes the following:
- a CDS encoding YgaP family membrane protein, producing the protein MKSNVGGIDRGLRIVLGIVLIALAATGTVGWWGWLGVVPLLTGLVSFCPLYPLLGLSTCPVKSKQP
- a CDS encoding class I SAM-dependent methyltransferase, which gives rise to MTSESIAAAAATWNERYSGEDYVFGREPNEYLRAQAALFAPGSRALCVADGEGRNCVWLAHQGLHVEAFDVAQAGVAKARRLADEARVSVAYHVAGCDEWPWAVDAYDLVVAVFVQFADPEMRERLFANIVRALKPGGLLVLQGYTPKQLEYKTGGPGALSHLYTADLLRRAFASLQIVELVEYEAELREGARHAGRSALVGLVARRP
- a CDS encoding YidH family protein codes for the protein MFAAERTLLAWQRTAIALMGFGFVVERFGLFLRMISNQPLSDAQRGFSLWLGVVLLMLGAGVAVASALQFRRVLRGLGEKEIPAGYWTTLGIWLNFILAVVALALTVYFVISA
- a CDS encoding TetR/AcrR family transcriptional regulator encodes the protein MDTHPKHLPADERRAVTVESVVALAGSQNPSEITTAAIAKHMNLTQGALFRHFPNKEAIWQAVMEWVAERLLARIDRSAQGIESPLAAMEAMFMSHIEFVAEHPGVPRMMFGELQRAESTPAKRMVQTLIQRYGERLHRLIEKGKASGELSPSLDNEAAATLFIGTIQGLVMQSLLAGDVGRMHRDAPRVFAIYRRGIRSAQ
- a CDS encoding efflux RND transporter periplasmic adaptor subunit → MKKLPLQGRTLALLAVIIPMLVLFIYVGLRSGPLAPVAVTVASVESRAISPALFGIGTVEARYTYKIGPTFAGRVKRLDVHVGDQVKAGQVLGEMEPVDLDDRVRSQESAFKRAEAALREAEARQAYAQTQARRYEQLFAVRSTSEEIVTTKRQELQIADAALSAAREDIVRARSDREGLVAQRSNLRLIAPVDGVVAVRDADPGTTIVAGQAVVEVIDPKSLWINARFDQISASELAGGLPTLIVLRSRGGQTLKGRVLRVEPKADAVTEETLAKVTFDNKPEPLPPVGELAEVTVDLPALPAAPLIPNAAVQREGDKVGVWQIVDGDLHFSPVKLGTSDLNGYVQVREGLKNGDQVVTYSEKALTARSRIHVVDHIPGVSR
- a CDS encoding ABC transporter permease, whose translation is MISLAGRDILHAWGKFVFTGIGLGLLIGVTLVMAGVYRGMVDDGKALLDNSGADLWVVQKDTLGPYAESSSLNDDVYRAILAMPGVSQAANVTYLTMQVRKGESDVRTMVVGIAPGALGATPGWPPYLVAGRQITRGHYEAVADIATGFKLGDRLAIRRNHYTVVGLTRRMVSSSGDPMVFIPLKDAQEAQFLKDNDAIWQSRRRTEANPAFNRPGVTGLLDAVIASQSTNAFVNAVLVTLKPGHAPDEVAESIRRWKRLTVYTRAQMEDILVGKLIATSAKQIGMFLVILAIVSAAIVAFIIYSLTMDKIREIAVLKLIGTRNRTIAAMIMQQALALGVIGFVVGKITATFSAPLFPKYVLLMPFDSIAGFFAVLVICVLASIVAIRMALKVDPAEAIGG
- a CDS encoding ABC transporter ATP-binding protein, giving the protein MSGKGIRIEGLRKRYGEGDTAVNALKGVDMQVAPGEVVGLIGPSGSGKSTLLKCLGAVIDPTAGRMTLGDEVIYDDGWKVRDLRALRRDKIGFVFQAPYLIPFLDVTDNVALLPMLAGVANGESRAKALELLTALDVQHRARAMPSQLSGGEQQRVAIARGLVNRPPVILADEPTAPLDSERAMAVIRILNDMARKFETAIIVVTHDEKIIPTFKRIYHIRDGVTHEEAGEGREFE
- a CDS encoding cytochrome c, which produces MTHRKHSHAFGTITLTVTACLLLWGFQLPAWAGDATQVEPLALRKIMQELGRNMQAITGAISQEEWVQVVQLAPKVAAHPEPPLTEKMRILAYLGADATKFRNFDAQTHEAALAMKLAAASSDGKAVIQSFAHVQESCLGCHQAFRKPFVEHFYGAR